The Megachile rotundata isolate GNS110a chromosome 4, iyMegRotu1, whole genome shotgun sequence region CGAGACTGTTGTCCTCCTACCACCATACTGGAAATCACTTTCGAAGACCCGTTAACCTACTGGGGGCTTCAGTGTTCACGTTGTCTTCGTACCACCATGTTAGCATCGCAAGTGTGTCTGTAGTGCACCTTGGTTTGGAGATAATCATCCTCGAATGCTAACAATTCACCGTGACCGAAGGTACAGCTAACACACAAAACAACTTTCAGAAAGTTACAGAGTTAACTTAATCTATTTGTGTTATTCGACTGATACTTAGAGAGAGCCGATGCTAAGAGGTTTGCGAGAGAACTGACCAGTTCCTCCAGGGTCGAGGGACATCTTCAAGGATGAAGGGATGGTTCGACGCTTTTCGCATCGATGGAGGTCCAACGTTGTACAGCTACAGCAATCGCACTCCCGTCACCGGTGATGTTCCCCtggtgatcgtgtttgtgataTTCGGCACCATTTTCACGGCGTTCCTAGTCATATTTCCTGGCATACGAAAGGAGGTCAGCATTTCTTTAAGCGTAATCATGACAAAAGAATAATTGCGTTTCTTGCATCCTGTAGAGATTCAGCACGTTCCTCACGGTGACCTTGAGCCTCTTTGTCGGAGCGTCGATTCAAGGTTCGTACGGTCCACTTTAGCACAATTAACTGACTTCTGAGGAGCAGAGAATGAGGTGACACGTTTATGATTGCAGTCGCACAGTATGGATCCTCTTGGCATACCAGCTCCGCCACCATCGTCAGCACGTATAGCGCGTTCTCTAGACACAAAGCGGTCGCTGAAATTGGGGGATACATTGGACTGATGCATATAAATATTACTTACAAACGTGAGTCACTCGAGGAATGTTCTTTAGTGATAGTACTGTTTGTCCGAAATTAGTACTTCAAGGTTAACATGAAGGAACACATTGTTTAATGTACATGGAGatctataatgtaatatatggtgTCTATAACGTAGGACTACAGTCTCTAGCTATATTATACAGTTAATAGTTTTAATAATCACTGCATTTCTACCTGAATTAATCAAAACCCATTTACAAATCTAGTGCTACCCAGCAGCGAAAATCCAATGGACGACGTAGAGTACAACGAGCGATTCTGGTGGAGAAGTACAGGAGAAATGACCAGCGCCTTCAAACAAGCCCTTAACCAAGGTGCACCATTTCCTATCGTTTCCCTAGCTGAGTACTTCAGTCTCCATCAAGAAGGTTTCTCCTGGGGAAGCAAGTACCGACAGGCTGGATATTACGCATCGCTCATACTCTGGTATGTCACAGAATCGCTTTAATATTGAGTCATTACTTGTTCATTTAATAGCTTGACTTTGTATCTTTCTATTAGTCGATTAATCTCTTCTGTAGGACATCCTTTGCCTCCTGGATTATGATGAACCTGCTACTGGTAGTTGTGCCACGGTACGGAGCGTATGGAATGATCTTCACCGGTATTTGTATGCTGATAACGAACCTGACTTATTGGGTTCTTCTACCTTGTGAGCCACTGATAGCTCATGTGGATGGATCGATTCTTGCTTTTGACTTGGGATGGAATTATTGGCTGGTTCTGTTAGCTGGTTTGTATACTTTTGTTCGTAGTTAATTAGGATTTTTGTCTGGAGTGAATCAGGAGATCTCTTCTAGGTATCGGATGCTTATTCGCTGGAGCGGTGATCACGGCCATCGACATGATTTTTCCTCATCAGTTCTCCACTATACTGGAGGTCGATTACGATACACCATACGACAGGCACGTTATCATAGAGGAGAGTTTCGACACGAGGAACATCAGGCGGAGGTTACCTAAAATTGAGGATTCGTTTGGTGATCGCATAATAAGGTTTCGTCTTAATTCATTCACGCTGTTTGTTGAATGAATTGAGGATGGGATATCGAGTGTCATTAAACGACGAATCTTTTGATCGTTTCAGTCAACTGTCGTCGAAGTTACAGAGCAGACACGACGCTAAAGAAGACACGCAAGGTGTTATTAATCGAGGCTACACGTCGCACGAGTCTTCCGACTTTCAACACGACAGCCACGAGGACTCGTCGAAAAACAACTGGTCTTATCCATTCCCGTCGTCTTCGCGAAGAACTATGAGCGGTTGACTTTTGTTATTTATCAATTGTTAGTAAATTCTTtaacacttaaataatttttactgttattttaaCCCTAGAACTCCTGCGGGAGAGGAAATGTCTGTTTTATAGATTAACTAGAAATGaaggataataaaaaaatatttttattgtccgTAAAATGGAGGAGGATCGTCCTAGGAGTCCTAGGGTTGCTacctcaaaattaatttattaacgctTTGTATCGAAAATTGGAGGCAAAAATGATTCTCTTCGTGGtcataaataagaaatataataatcGTTATAAATAAGGGATGCGCGTACACGCATAAATATGTACACTCGACAGAATTCCATGAGATTCATGATAGAGTCCATCGTTCTTCTTCTCCGTCGATCAGACTAGCCAAAGTTTTCGAAATGATGAATGAAATACGGCAAACGACGACCCTTGTTCACTTCGTCGCAAGATGACATCACGCTCTTCGTTAGTGGGCGTGGTCCGCAGCTAAATACTCCTATTTTACTGACCTGTAAACATCCGTAACCATTTAATCCTGGCTCCGACCGACTCAACAGAAATAATCCAACATTTTGCAAGAACTCACGTAGCTATGTTTCTTCTGAACAAACTTTAAGAAGGAAGTCATGTCGGGTCGACCAAAGTGATTGATGGCTTTCAGCCCAGTGAAAATGCTTTTCTTGGATAGCCTCTGGAAATGATTCTCGCAGATGTACTGTAACAGACACAGTTCCAATTTAGATGgacaattataaataacaatGATGGATAAGTTAAATAAGGACACTCCTGTTACCTAGATGAATGCTACTCATAGATACCTATCAAAGATAAATATACAACTTACCAACATAGTAGTACGTAAGTCGAACTTGTGAAAGAATTGCGtgataaatatatgaatttctaAAACGTCCGTAACATCCTTCCTCTCCACGTCCCTGAGTACGTCGATGAACCACTCGAAATGTTTGTGTGAGGGACAAATCCACAAGAAATAAACCTACAATATAGGAATCTGATAAGACTGCAATTAAATGAACCTAACCATAGGCTTTAGAACAAGTACCTTTTTACAAGCAACCCCTGAATATCTGTTGGTTGAAGTTCCAAAAACGAGGTCGTTGAGCATGGACGCATAAGGAGTGACTCCAATACCACCGCCGACCATAACGGCAACTTCAAACTTGTACCAGTCTTGATTGCCTCCTCCGAATGGTCCTTCTATTCTAATTTTCGGGTGCTCGTCTTCTGGGTTATAGTTGCAAGGATCAAAGTAATTGCGCAGTTTCCAGGTCCATGGTCCTTGCGCTTTGATGTGACACGACAGGAAGTTCTCGTGTGGTGCCGAGGTTAGGGTGAACGAATGGAACTCGTTGGACCTGAAGGCGGTACACGAGATACGCACCCACTGTCCGGATAGATACTTTAAATTGGGAGGTCTGTAGAATTTGATTTTGATGACGTCTGATGGTAACAGCTCTGTTTCGATGATGTCTAACGCCATGTACTTGGTTCGAAGACTCACCACCTAAAAGTGTGTTAATTATTGGCTTGATGCTATTATTAAGACTAAGCTGTTATTGTCTAAGATCACTAATTTATtgacattaatatttaatgtcaAAGTTAGATGTTTACCTTGTCAAGGGAGTAAATGATGGCGGGGCCAACAAAGAATATCCAGAACCTCGGTGAACCCGTTAAACGAGCTAATCCGTGAATCAGACACAGCGCATACAACACGACGTACAAACTGTGAGTCGACCAGAAAAATTTGTATGCCTTTTGACGGATAGTAGGGTGAGCGAAGACGAAGATTATCGTCATCACGACGAACAGAAGGATTCCAGTTAAACCTATAAAGAATTAGTCTGATTTCAAACAACTTGAACGAAACCACAAATTATGCAAGATGATTTACACTATCTTAATGACTCGTCATTTAAAAGCTAATCAATCTATAAAAAGTCTAATGCATTCTACAATCACCTGTCACGGTCCTAAAAAGCCAAAATGAGATCGTCAAACGAGCATCGCTGGGAAAGCTGATCTCGCTAGTCAAACATCGAAGATGAGCAAGTGGTTGCGTTGAAATGTGATAAAAATTGACCATGTGACCCACTGTATGTAAAACGGAAAAGAACAGCGCGGTGCACGCGGCAATTTTATGGAACTGTATGTGAGAGTCCAAAGGAATATACTGTTGAATGGAGAATTCTTTGAGTTTGGTTAACAGGTTACGAGACATCGTTAAGAGGAGTAGACTGTAGCAAAAAGACAGGGCAGCTGCAGATCCTCTGGTTATGGCAATTCCAACTCCCATTATGTGTCTCAGATCCGTGTGTTCGGCCATAAATGAATAATCTACAATTAGAATAACTCTTAATTACTTGACTCTTGGAATTGAATAAAAAAGAACTGTACGTACAGATAAATCTCTCAACGAAGAGAGCAATAGTGGTGACGTAAAACACGAACAGGTAAAATATATTCTGTCGATTTTCCTCGAGGAATGTGGACACAGCGTCCCACTGCTTGCGTGCCCAACTCTTCGAGTCCTCAGGAGGAAGTGTATCGATATGGAAACCCGTCATGCGAGCCACATTCGTCGATGTGTCGAGGAAATTTTGCTTCGCACCTTTGCAATCGAGACCGATCGCCACGAAATCGCCTTTGTATTCTTTCATCATCAACTTGAAGTCGTTGTAGGTCAAGTAGTCTTTCCTTTCTAGGCCAGCATCCTGAAAGACATCATGCTCAACGTCTGCATTATATcgtgattattattgtaattacttGGAACATTCCGTCGATCAACTCCGTGACGTGATCGTCGGACAGACTGGTCGTTCGCGCGATTTCCACTAAAGATCTAAGCATCTCTGATAATTCTTCTTTGTCAATCACTCCGTTGCTGTCCTTGTCACACATGTCGAATATTATTCTGAGTTTATCCTCGGTCTTCCCTCGAGAGAACAGCAGAACGGTGTCTAAGAATTCCTAAAtacaaatgtaatatttattactggATCCCTTAGGGATGTTCAAAGTGTGGGTATAGCAAGTtgaagaataataaattaaagcaGACTTTTGTCATTTTAAAATAGTAGAACCCACACCTGAAACGAAATACGTCCATCACGATCTTTGTCGACgatgttgaacatttttttcacGAAAACCGCATCTGCCCGCATGCCGAGGGCACTGGCGAACTCGCTTTTAGAAAGCGAGGTTCTCATCACGGTGACCACTTCACCGCTGTCGCTATCTTCTGATCGTCGTCGCCTTTCACCAGGTCGTAGACCGAACGTCAAAGCATAAGCTTCCCTAAAAAACTGTCGTAACGAAGAAAAAGTAGCGTTACATAGGTGGACAGACAGGAAGACCATTTAACATCCTTAAAAGGCAAGTTAATGGAAATCAGCTCGACATAAAGGAGCAAAGGGAAAAGACCTGCTCGAGTTTCTTCTGGCGTCGCTCCTTCGTTTCCGCCTTTGCTAGCATAATGTCTCGCCCCACTTGGGACATTGTGAAATGCTTCTTATGGGATGCCAGAAATGCTTCCAATTTCGCAATAAACTTTCTACGTGAAGCCAGGGAATCCAGTTCAAGGACAAGGTCGTAGTCTCGAGGTATTCGTAACAGTACCAACGCCTTTCGATGCCCATTCTCGTTCTCCTAAAAGACACAGTTATTAATTCTATTGCCGTAGACTCTTGGTCATGGAGGTCAGAACTCTGCGCATTGAGCTCTGAGGTTAACCGTGCAAATCTTTATAATTAAAAGCAACACTATTATTTTGCTAATCTATAATTGATGTAGTTGTACAAATATGAGGGTCAAATAGAATTCTATTGTACGTATTTAATGATATGCTAAACGGATATCGTTCTGCTTGTTAATCTTGAAAGCCAAAGATAATAACTCGTCCTTACAATTACCGTATTGCATCTGTTCGTATTGCACAAGAGACGTAACGCAAACTAGTCGAAGCTAATTAAAGGATCGCAAccaaaaataatgaacaaaggATCAGAAACGTTCGTAGACGACGATCATTTCGAACGGCATAATTTCATCGTATGAAGCAAGTCTATTTTTCGCCGTTCAcgaaagcgtggaattacaggtTTCGACGTTGAACGGGTCCGCTGGATTTGGTTAATTCGAAAAGAACCAGTCGCAGGAATTTTCACGTGTTCGTTTTCCCTTTGTGAGCACGGGGTTGTGCAACGATCGGGTTCCGTTCGTGATTTCTTCGTCAGATTCCCTGGCGAAATTTCACAAAACGTACAAGCATGAAGGATCGTTGCGGCAATCACCTGAGACTCCTCCATGGCAACGGTGTTCACATCGTTGAAATCGAACGTGCGTAGTTTCTCCCCTTTACGATCGACGATGTGCAGAGCGGCTTCCGGGCCGAATTTCACCTTGACCAACCGACGATGGTTCGCGTGCAGCCATTCTCGTACGACCATCTTATCCACGCAGATCTTGCCATCGCTGCGCTTTTGTATCGCCTCTTGAAGGATCTTCAGGCGTCTTCTTCGTCGGTTTTGTAGCTTGACTAATCCGTAGCCGGCCCCGGCACACAGGATGGGCACGAAACCCAGAAAGATGCAGGCGTATATGTACACCAGCTCGCTTCCCTGTAAAAATACGACGTTACTTTTACCATtccaaatgatattattaattaataatcaccTCGAAATAGTCGTAACGTTGCAGTGGAATGCATGATTCTAACATGGTAGAATTCAACTGGTACGGTTGAGGGCACGGATCTCCCTCTTCCCAGGTGAACACATTTCTCTGGATAGCATCCGGCGGTATTCCAGTCGCGTTGACTATTACGTCCCACAAGGTAACGCGACGAATCTCCTCGATTTCGCTTTTCGTGAAAATTCTGTGGAACATTAATAGAGTTACCTCTGGATCTTTATCACTCAGCAGTTAAAATGAGCTTCCTTACCCAGTCTCCGTGTTCTCGAACCAGAACCTATCCGAGTCTCTCAAACGAAGGAACTGTTCCTTAATCACCGCCGAGAACAGTTCACCTGGACCAGCACTAGACTCTAACATACCCCCAACGTACACGTCCACgttattcaaattattcgaGTGTATCTCTACTAATGTCCGCAAGAGTGACGGGTTCTTGTTGAACAATTCTGGGTTGATTTCGTTCCACGTTTTTCTGCGAGGTAACTTGAAGTGTGCTCTGGCAGTGTTGTAGTCTGGAAGACCATTGTCTCTTCCTCGCATGATGTTGAGGGCGCCTAGATCTCTGCGGGAGAATTCCATGGGCCCGTAGAGGTTGTTCCTGATGTCGGTGCCGAGGAGGTTGTCTTCTTTCTCGCATAACTGGGAACTCATACCCATGATTAACTCCTCGATCGTGCTGTTGGTTAGCACTTCCTGTGAAAGGTTGTTGGAAGGTTataattattgaacatattgaaGCTAGCTTTAAGTAGGTAAGTACTAACGTGCCCTCAATATTCAGATTGGCTTtcataatatgaaaagtataaaaGATAGATTATCTCATATTGAAAATAGAAATCTTTTAAGTATTCAAATGTTCAAAGACTTAATTGTCAAATATTAAACTACTGAAAAGCTTCTCAACTTTCTCAACTAGttctcaactttcaaatttctacatttccaaatactcaacttGTCAAACTGTCAATTTGATTGATACACAAATGCAATTACCTATATTTAGTCTAAGACATTGGCATTATTAGCTACGGTCTACAAGCCAAGGTACACTAATGGCTCTATAATCCTCGCCAATTTCAAACATTATAATAAACTTACAAACTAAACAATACATATCTTgatgaacttgtaaatttagttACAAAACATTCACTTTCGCTCACATTCGAGTCCCACCAGGTGGAACAAAGTCGTATCGCTGCTTGATCGGTATTGGTTCTCCTGTATTCACAATTTTCATCGCGACGATATATACCAGGCGGTATCAGAGTGTGTCCGTATCGGAAAGCGGCGCTTTGGAATATGTGACTGATTCCTGGGTGTAGGTCCGACTTGTAGCCAGTGTAAGGAGGAATATCTTCGTTCAGAAGTACAGGAATGTACTCGTACAAAATAATGTTCTGCAaggaaagaaaataagaaagtttAAAGATTGGTGTTATGAACTTTGTATCAATTTTCCTAAATAGCACAAAATTAGTGTGTGTTCAGTTACGTTGACAGTATACAATTACAGGGGAATAATATAGCATTACGTGCTACGACAACAATGAGATGATagcttatacatatattgtgtGAAGGAGAGATACATTTATGTTGGAGTAATAGGAGGAGAGTAGGAAGAGACTGAGAAGATAAATGCTGGAGAAATTTGACAGTATAGAAAGTCTTAAGGATacacaatttgaaaatctgaaaatttaaaagtttacataatattatatcaatttttttaccTGAAGAGTGCCTATAACCAATCGTCGAGCTTTCTGAAAGATGTCTTCGTCAGACATGTTTGGATTTTCCTGTTGTATATGAGCTGCAAGAACGTTGTGCCATCGGTAAAACAATATTCCCAATGCGAGCAACGGTGGGTGTTGATTTGTTCGTGGATCTCCAAGAActgaaaaaattaatgaattagtaTTTATAGAAAATCGAATAGTAATTTTTTACTGAACATCGAATATGAACTTACGATAAAGACGTTCAGGGCTGAGCATTCTCATCACGTGCGGCACAGCATGATTAAAAAGTGGAGCACGCATGGTGTTTCTCACAGGAAATTTCCTCGTGGGTTCCATGAGGAGGCTGCCATTCTTGAAGGATCTCATAGTGTTCGCCCATGCTTCGCTGCTCGAATAAATGAAGCTACCGTCGATCCAGCTCGTCACTTTGTTTATCTGCAACCTCACGTATTCAGAGCTACTTTTCACGACTTATTTCCCAGATTTAAAGAAAATCGTCTAATTAACCGTTCGAAATTAGGAGAGAGATCGCGTAACGCGACACAACAGTTCTGTTTACAATTGGGATTCAGATAGGAGTCCTTAGTCGGACAGAAATTTCTCATGGGAGCATTCGATGCACCTTATTTAGCAACGCAATTATGATATACGTTGAAAGAAAAAACGTAAGACGCCTTATAGGCGGCTTAATGACTCCTACTTTCCCCGTCATTAACAATAACGCTTACGCCTGTTCCATGTACGAGAAGATTGCGCAGAttcctctttttcttttcttttttattaatcgCGTCGAATAATAAACGTGGATACTTTCAATCTTGAATACTCGACAGATATCTTTGTTGAGGACAGATTAATCTAacaatacattatttaaaaagatTACAGAATGGTTTTGAATGGCGTCTACGACGTAATACAATTTTcagaaaaatcaattttaataacgtTTCGAAACATTAATGACTCAGCGTCACGGTTTGCTATGCTTTTCAGGATCTCTCTATATATCGGATTTCAATGTCTGCAACCTCAATGACGAACGATTAAAACCGGACACGAAAATTCAATGACGAATCTCAATGCTAGTCATTGAACGTCATCGACCACACCCCGAGGTGAAGGGGTAACTTCAGGGTCTTATATTTGATACTTTTGTACTAGTTACAACATGTAAACAATTATTTCTTCAACATTAATCTTTCAACTCATATCATTTATACACTTCTTTACTGTGTTATGCTCTCTATAGTACAAACAATGCAAGACGCACCACGTGCGTCTTAAATTACACCGAACAAATTGTACAGGACAGTGTATAATCGATTCTAGTGAATGATATAAGTCATATACGATGCATCAATGCATAGATAATGTAAGAGGCATAAGAAGCATTGTGACAGAGTACAggacgcatcaggtgcgtcattaCAGAGTACAACGTTAGAGAGTACATAACGCATAAGATGTGTTATTACAAAGTATAGGACGCATAAGGTATGTCATTACAGAGTTTAGAACGCGTAAGATGCGTTGTTAGAGTCCGCAGGATGCGCAAGGTGCGCCGTTACAGAGTATAGGACGCATGTGTGTCGTAACATACTATAagacgcataaggtgcgtcagACGGATTGCAATTCACATAAGATGTTTAACTACAAAGTATTGGACGCAT contains the following coding sequences:
- the mol gene encoding dual oxidase maturation factor 1 mol isoform X1; this encodes MKGWFDAFRIDGGPTLYSYSNRTPVTGDVPLVIVFVIFGTIFTAFLVIFPGIRKERFSTFLTVTLSLFVGASIQVAQYGSSWHTSSATIVSTYSAFSRHKAVAEIGGYIGLMHINITYKLLPSSENPMDDVEYNERFWWRSTGEMTSAFKQALNQGAPFPIVSLAEYFSLHQEGFSWGSKYRQAGYYASLILWTSFASWIMMNLLLVVVPRYGAYGMIFTGICMLITNLTYWVLLPCEPLIAHVDGSILAFDLGWNYWLVLLAGIGCLFAGAVITAIDMIFPHQFSTILEVDYDTPYDRHVIIEESFDTRNIRRRLPKIEDSFGDRIISQLSSKLQSRHDAKEDTQGVINRGYTSHESSDFQHDSHEDSSKNNWSYPFPSSSRRTMSG
- the mol gene encoding dual oxidase maturation factor 1 mol isoform X2 — translated: MKGWFDAFRIDGGPTLYSYSNRTPVTGDVPLVIVFVIFGTIFTAFLVIFPGIRKERFSTFLTVTLSLFVGASIQVAQYGSSWHTSSATIVSTYSAFSRHKAVAEIGGYIGLMHINITYKLLPSSENPMDDVEYNERFWWRSTGEMTSAFKQALNQGAPFPIVSLAEYFSLHQEGFSWGSKYRQAGYYASLILWTSFASWIMMNLLLVVVPRYGAYGMIFTGICMLITNLTYWVLLPCEPLIAHVDGSILAFDLGWNYWLVLLAGIGCLFAGAVITAIDMIFPHQFSTILEVDYDTPYDRHVIIEESFDTRNIRRSQLSSKLQSRHDAKEDTQGVINRGYTSHESSDFQHDSHEDSSKNNWSYPFPSSSRRTMSG